Proteins from a genomic interval of Acanthopagrus latus isolate v.2019 chromosome 7, fAcaLat1.1, whole genome shotgun sequence:
- the LOC119022216 gene encoding tyrosine-protein phosphatase non-receptor type 1-like: MEAEFREIDENGNWSTIYQEIRQQSCELPCKVAKLPENKNRNRYRDVSPFDHSRICLQLGTNDYINASLITVEEAQRNYILTQGPLPNTCGNFWEMVWEQRSRGVVMLNRVIEKGSIKCAQYWPHREERDAIFDDTNFKLSFISEDVKSYYTVRQLELENLSTQETREILHFHYTTWPDFGVPESPASFLNFLFKVRESGCLNSDQGPVVVHCSAGIGRSGTFCLVDTCLLLMSMRKDPSSVRIREVLLEMRRYRMGLIQTADQLRFSYLAVIEGAKYIKGDTSLQESWKELSNEEDDPPEFTPPPIPPPRDPHNGKVEPSFFPENDEIIQQMEIRSLGSSQESELRKRNVAAPQPPPDSANQLDGYKEIQDHTSRAPVKSQQQHETEEQETPEAAAQPKENSPVPGTWSPLLTNVCLCTALALSAYVCYRVYFH; the protein is encoded by the exons ATGGAAGCCGAGTTTCGGGAAATCGATGAAAACGGGAATTGGAGCACCATTTATCAG GAGATTCGTCAGCAGTCATGTGAACTCCCTTGCAAGGTTGCAAAATTACCAGAAAACAAGAATCGGAATCGTTACAGAGATGTTAGCCCAT TTGACCACAGCAGAATATGTCTGCAGCTGGGTACGAATGACTACATTAATGCCAGCCTAATAACAGTAGAAGAGGCACAGAGGAACTATATTCTTACTCAG GGACCCCTTCCAAATACATGTGGCAACTTCTGGGAGATGGTGTGGGAGCAGAGGAGCCGCGGTGTGGTGATGCTCAACAGAGTCATAGAGAAAGGATCT ATAAAATGTGCCCAATATTGGcctcacagagaggagagggatgcTATCTTTGATGACACCAATTTCAAGCTTAGCTTCATCTCGGAAGACGTCAAATCTTACTACACAGTCCGTCAGCTGGAGTTGGAAAACCTGTCT ACTCAAGAGACTCGtgagattttacattttcactacACCACCTGGCCTGACTTTGGAGTACCAGAGTCTCCTGCCTCCTTCCTTAACTTCCTTTTCAAGGTGCGAGAGTCGGGTTGTCTGAATTCGGACCAGGGACCAGTGGTGGTGCACTGCAGCGCCGGCATCGGACGCTCTGGGACATTTTGTCTCGTTGACACCTGCCTCTTATTG ATGTCCATGCGAAAAGACCCGTCTTCAGTGCGGATTCGTGAAGTGCTGCTGGAGATGCGACGCTATCGGATGGGTTTGATTCAGACAGCAGATCAGCTTCGCTTCTCCTACCTTGCTGTCATTGAAGGTGCCAAGTACATCAAGGGAGATACGTCACTGCAG gAGTCATGGAAAGAGCTGTCTAATGAGGAAGACGACCCTCCCGAGTTCACCCCTCCTCCTATTCCTCCTCCCAGAGACCCACACAATGGCAAAGTTGAGCCATCCTTTTTCCCTGAAAATGATGAGATCATCCAACAGATGGAGATCCGCAGTCTGGG TTCCTCACAAGAGTCAGAGCTGCGTAAGAGGAACGTTGCTGCCCCCCAGCCTCCTCCTGACAGTGCCAATCAGCTCGACGGCTACAAGGAAATCCAAGATCATACCTCCAGAGCTCCCGTCAAATCCCAGCAGCAGCACGAGACTGAAGAGCAAGAGACACCCGAGGCTGCAGCGCAGCCGAAGGAAAATTCTCCTGTGCCGGGGACTTGGTCCCCTCTACTAACCAATGTGTGCCTGTGCACAGCACTGGCTCTCAGTGCTTATGTCTGTTATCGAGTCTATTTCCACTGA
- the klhl12 gene encoding kelch-like protein 12 isoform X1 produces MCSYSYCLPVVEKVFKSFNDWTVERRDDLQQRATDSLSSLRTLRDSQGDMAPKDIMTNSHAKSILNAMNSLRKSNTLCDITLRVENTDFPAHRIVLAACSDYFCAMFTSELAEKGKSFVDIQGLTAATMEILLDFVYTETVLVTVENVQELLPAACLLQLKGVKRACCDFLESQLDPSNCLGIRDFAETHNCLDLMQAAELFSQKHFSEVVQHEEFMLLSQTEVEKLIKCDEIQVDSEEPVFEAVLNWVKHNRKEREPYLPDMLEFVRMPLLTPRYITDVIDAEPLIRCSLPCRDLVDEAKKFHLRPELRSEMQGPRTQARLGAKEVLLVIGGFGSQQSPIDIVEKYDPKTQEWSFLPNIARKRRYVATVSLHDRVYVIGGYDGRSRLSSVECLDYTADEDGVWYTVATMNVRRGLAGATTLGDMIYVAGGFDGSRRHTSMERYDPNIDQWSMLGDMQTAREGAGLVVASGLIYCLGGYDGLNILNSVERYDPHTGHWTSVTPMATKRSGAGVALLNDHIYVVGGFDGVSHLDSVEVYNIRTDYWTTVASMTTPRCYVGATVLRGRLYAIAGYDGNSLLSSIECYDPVIDSWEVVTSMATQRCDAGVCVLREK; encoded by the exons ATGTGTAGCTATAGTTATTGCCTCCCAGTGGTGGAAAAAGTATTCAAATCTTTTAACG ACTGGACagtagagaggagggatgacttgcagcaaagggccacag ATTCCTTGAGTAGTTTGAGAACCTTGAGAGATTCTCAAGGCGACATGGCTCCCAAGGACATCATGACCAATTCCCATGCCAAATCCATCCTCAATGCGATGAACTCACTCCGCAAGAGCAACACACTCTGTGATATCACTCTGAGGGTGGAGAACACAGATTTCCCAGCTCACCGGATCGTCTTGGCTGCCTGCAGTGACTACTTTTGTGCCATGTTCACTAGTGAG CTCGCAGAGAAGGGAAAATCTTTTGTCGACATTCAGGGGCTCACTGCAGCGACTATGGAGATCCTGTTGGACTTTGTCTACACAGAGACAGTGTTAGTCACAGTGGAGAACGTCCAAGAACTACTCCCTGCAGCGTGTTTGCTGCAGCTCAAAG GGGTGAAAAGAGCATGTTGTGATTTTTTGGAGAGTCAGCTTGATCCCTCCAACTGCCTGGGTATTCGAGACTTTGCCGAAACTCACAATTGCCTTGACCTGATGCAAGCCGCCGAGCTCTTTTCCCAGAAACATTTCTCCGAGGTGGTTCAGCATGAGGAGTTCATGCTGCTCAGCCAGACAGAAGTTGAAAAGCttataaaatgtgatgaaattcAG GTGGACTCAGAGGAGCCAGTATTTGAAGCTGTATTAAACTGggtcaaacacaacagaaaagagCGAGAGCCCTACCTGCCAGACATGCTCGAGTTCGTTAGAATGCCACTTCTGACTCCCCGCTACATCACAGATGTCATTGATGCCGAG CCCCTCATTCGGTGTAGCCTGCCATGCCGAGACCTCGTTGATGAAGCCAAGAAATTCCACCTAAGACCGGAGCTGAGGAGCGAGATGCAGGGCCCACGCACACAAGCTAGACTAG GTGCCAAAGAAGTCCTGTTGGTTATAGGAGGGTTCGGTAGCCAACAATCGCCAATAGACATAGTTGAGAAATATGATCCGAAAACACAAGAATGGAGCTTCCTTCCT AACATTGCACGTAAAAGGCGTTACGTCGCCACGGTGTCCCTCCACGATCGAGTTTACGTGATCGGAGGCTATGACGGTCGGTCAAGGCTCAGCTCCGTGGAGTGCCTGGACTACACAGCAGACGAGGACGGTGTTTGGTACACAGTCGCCACCATGAATGTGCGGCGTGGCCTCGCTGGAGCCACAACACTCGGAG ACATGATCTATGTTGCCGGTGGCTTCGATGGCAGCCGCCGTCATACCAGCATGGAGCGATATGACCCAAACATTGACCAGTGGAGCATGCTGGGAGATATGCAGACAGCTAGAGAAGGAGCTGGTCTTGTGGTGGCCAGTGGACTCATATACTGTCTCG GTGGATACGATGGACTGAATATCCTGAATTCAGTAGAGCGGTATGACCCACACACAGGCCACTGGACAAGTGTTACACCCATGGCCACCAAGCGGTCAG gAGCTGGTGTGGCTTTACTCAATGACCATATCTATGTAGTCGGAGGCTTTGATGGCGTTTCACACCTCGACTCTGTCGAGGTCTACAACATCAGAACAGACTATTGGACCACTGTTGCCAGTATGACCACTCCTCGATGTTACGTAGGAGCAACCGTTCTCCGAGGACGTCTCTACGCCATCGCCGG ATATGATGGGAACTCTCTCCTCAGCAGTATTGAATGTTACGACCCGGTTATCGACTCCTGGGAGGTTGTTACTTCGATGGCGACACAGCGGTGCGATGCGGGCGTCTGCGTTCTACGAGAAAAGTGA
- the klhl12 gene encoding kelch-like protein 12 isoform X2, with protein sequence MCSYSYCLPVVEKVFKSFNDSLSSLRTLRDSQGDMAPKDIMTNSHAKSILNAMNSLRKSNTLCDITLRVENTDFPAHRIVLAACSDYFCAMFTSELAEKGKSFVDIQGLTAATMEILLDFVYTETVLVTVENVQELLPAACLLQLKGVKRACCDFLESQLDPSNCLGIRDFAETHNCLDLMQAAELFSQKHFSEVVQHEEFMLLSQTEVEKLIKCDEIQVDSEEPVFEAVLNWVKHNRKEREPYLPDMLEFVRMPLLTPRYITDVIDAEPLIRCSLPCRDLVDEAKKFHLRPELRSEMQGPRTQARLGAKEVLLVIGGFGSQQSPIDIVEKYDPKTQEWSFLPNIARKRRYVATVSLHDRVYVIGGYDGRSRLSSVECLDYTADEDGVWYTVATMNVRRGLAGATTLGDMIYVAGGFDGSRRHTSMERYDPNIDQWSMLGDMQTAREGAGLVVASGLIYCLGGYDGLNILNSVERYDPHTGHWTSVTPMATKRSGAGVALLNDHIYVVGGFDGVSHLDSVEVYNIRTDYWTTVASMTTPRCYVGATVLRGRLYAIAGYDGNSLLSSIECYDPVIDSWEVVTSMATQRCDAGVCVLREK encoded by the exons ATGTGTAGCTATAGTTATTGCCTCCCAGTGGTGGAAAAAGTATTCAAATCTTTTAACG ATTCCTTGAGTAGTTTGAGAACCTTGAGAGATTCTCAAGGCGACATGGCTCCCAAGGACATCATGACCAATTCCCATGCCAAATCCATCCTCAATGCGATGAACTCACTCCGCAAGAGCAACACACTCTGTGATATCACTCTGAGGGTGGAGAACACAGATTTCCCAGCTCACCGGATCGTCTTGGCTGCCTGCAGTGACTACTTTTGTGCCATGTTCACTAGTGAG CTCGCAGAGAAGGGAAAATCTTTTGTCGACATTCAGGGGCTCACTGCAGCGACTATGGAGATCCTGTTGGACTTTGTCTACACAGAGACAGTGTTAGTCACAGTGGAGAACGTCCAAGAACTACTCCCTGCAGCGTGTTTGCTGCAGCTCAAAG GGGTGAAAAGAGCATGTTGTGATTTTTTGGAGAGTCAGCTTGATCCCTCCAACTGCCTGGGTATTCGAGACTTTGCCGAAACTCACAATTGCCTTGACCTGATGCAAGCCGCCGAGCTCTTTTCCCAGAAACATTTCTCCGAGGTGGTTCAGCATGAGGAGTTCATGCTGCTCAGCCAGACAGAAGTTGAAAAGCttataaaatgtgatgaaattcAG GTGGACTCAGAGGAGCCAGTATTTGAAGCTGTATTAAACTGggtcaaacacaacagaaaagagCGAGAGCCCTACCTGCCAGACATGCTCGAGTTCGTTAGAATGCCACTTCTGACTCCCCGCTACATCACAGATGTCATTGATGCCGAG CCCCTCATTCGGTGTAGCCTGCCATGCCGAGACCTCGTTGATGAAGCCAAGAAATTCCACCTAAGACCGGAGCTGAGGAGCGAGATGCAGGGCCCACGCACACAAGCTAGACTAG GTGCCAAAGAAGTCCTGTTGGTTATAGGAGGGTTCGGTAGCCAACAATCGCCAATAGACATAGTTGAGAAATATGATCCGAAAACACAAGAATGGAGCTTCCTTCCT AACATTGCACGTAAAAGGCGTTACGTCGCCACGGTGTCCCTCCACGATCGAGTTTACGTGATCGGAGGCTATGACGGTCGGTCAAGGCTCAGCTCCGTGGAGTGCCTGGACTACACAGCAGACGAGGACGGTGTTTGGTACACAGTCGCCACCATGAATGTGCGGCGTGGCCTCGCTGGAGCCACAACACTCGGAG ACATGATCTATGTTGCCGGTGGCTTCGATGGCAGCCGCCGTCATACCAGCATGGAGCGATATGACCCAAACATTGACCAGTGGAGCATGCTGGGAGATATGCAGACAGCTAGAGAAGGAGCTGGTCTTGTGGTGGCCAGTGGACTCATATACTGTCTCG GTGGATACGATGGACTGAATATCCTGAATTCAGTAGAGCGGTATGACCCACACACAGGCCACTGGACAAGTGTTACACCCATGGCCACCAAGCGGTCAG gAGCTGGTGTGGCTTTACTCAATGACCATATCTATGTAGTCGGAGGCTTTGATGGCGTTTCACACCTCGACTCTGTCGAGGTCTACAACATCAGAACAGACTATTGGACCACTGTTGCCAGTATGACCACTCCTCGATGTTACGTAGGAGCAACCGTTCTCCGAGGACGTCTCTACGCCATCGCCGG ATATGATGGGAACTCTCTCCTCAGCAGTATTGAATGTTACGACCCGGTTATCGACTCCTGGGAGGTTGTTACTTCGATGGCGACACAGCGGTGCGATGCGGGCGTCTGCGTTCTACGAGAAAAGTGA
- the klhl12 gene encoding kelch-like protein 12 isoform X3, whose translation MCSYSYCLPVVEKVFKSFNDWTVERRDDLQQRATDSLSSLRTLRDSQGDMAPKDIMTNSHAKSILNAMNSLRKSNTLCDITLRVENTDFPAHRIVLAACSDYFCAMFTSELAEKGKSFVDIQGLTAATMEILLDFVYTETVLVTVENVQELLPAACLLQLKGVKRACCDFLESQLDPSNCLGIRDFAETHNCLDLMQAAELFSQKHFSEVVQHEEFMLLSQTEVEKLIKCDEIQVDSEEPVFEAVLNWVKHNRKEREPYLPDMLEFVRMPLLTPRYITDVIDAEPLIRCSLPCRDLVDEAKKFHLRPELRSEMQGPRTQARLGAKEVLLVIGGFGSQQSPIDIVEKYDPKTQEWSFLPNIARKRRYVATVSLHDRVYVIGGYDGRSRLSSVECLDYTADEDGVWYTVATMNVRRGLAGATTLGDMIYVAGGFDGSRRHTSMERYDPNIDQWSMLGDMQTAREGAGLVVASGLIYCLGGYDGLNILNSVERYDPHTGHWTSVTPMATKRSGAGVALLNDHIYVVGGFDGVSHLDSVEVYNIRTDYWTTVASMTTPRCYVGATVLRGRLYAIAGLFSEQVQPSRQSVNTEDFRKNS comes from the exons ATGTGTAGCTATAGTTATTGCCTCCCAGTGGTGGAAAAAGTATTCAAATCTTTTAACG ACTGGACagtagagaggagggatgacttgcagcaaagggccacag ATTCCTTGAGTAGTTTGAGAACCTTGAGAGATTCTCAAGGCGACATGGCTCCCAAGGACATCATGACCAATTCCCATGCCAAATCCATCCTCAATGCGATGAACTCACTCCGCAAGAGCAACACACTCTGTGATATCACTCTGAGGGTGGAGAACACAGATTTCCCAGCTCACCGGATCGTCTTGGCTGCCTGCAGTGACTACTTTTGTGCCATGTTCACTAGTGAG CTCGCAGAGAAGGGAAAATCTTTTGTCGACATTCAGGGGCTCACTGCAGCGACTATGGAGATCCTGTTGGACTTTGTCTACACAGAGACAGTGTTAGTCACAGTGGAGAACGTCCAAGAACTACTCCCTGCAGCGTGTTTGCTGCAGCTCAAAG GGGTGAAAAGAGCATGTTGTGATTTTTTGGAGAGTCAGCTTGATCCCTCCAACTGCCTGGGTATTCGAGACTTTGCCGAAACTCACAATTGCCTTGACCTGATGCAAGCCGCCGAGCTCTTTTCCCAGAAACATTTCTCCGAGGTGGTTCAGCATGAGGAGTTCATGCTGCTCAGCCAGACAGAAGTTGAAAAGCttataaaatgtgatgaaattcAG GTGGACTCAGAGGAGCCAGTATTTGAAGCTGTATTAAACTGggtcaaacacaacagaaaagagCGAGAGCCCTACCTGCCAGACATGCTCGAGTTCGTTAGAATGCCACTTCTGACTCCCCGCTACATCACAGATGTCATTGATGCCGAG CCCCTCATTCGGTGTAGCCTGCCATGCCGAGACCTCGTTGATGAAGCCAAGAAATTCCACCTAAGACCGGAGCTGAGGAGCGAGATGCAGGGCCCACGCACACAAGCTAGACTAG GTGCCAAAGAAGTCCTGTTGGTTATAGGAGGGTTCGGTAGCCAACAATCGCCAATAGACATAGTTGAGAAATATGATCCGAAAACACAAGAATGGAGCTTCCTTCCT AACATTGCACGTAAAAGGCGTTACGTCGCCACGGTGTCCCTCCACGATCGAGTTTACGTGATCGGAGGCTATGACGGTCGGTCAAGGCTCAGCTCCGTGGAGTGCCTGGACTACACAGCAGACGAGGACGGTGTTTGGTACACAGTCGCCACCATGAATGTGCGGCGTGGCCTCGCTGGAGCCACAACACTCGGAG ACATGATCTATGTTGCCGGTGGCTTCGATGGCAGCCGCCGTCATACCAGCATGGAGCGATATGACCCAAACATTGACCAGTGGAGCATGCTGGGAGATATGCAGACAGCTAGAGAAGGAGCTGGTCTTGTGGTGGCCAGTGGACTCATATACTGTCTCG GTGGATACGATGGACTGAATATCCTGAATTCAGTAGAGCGGTATGACCCACACACAGGCCACTGGACAAGTGTTACACCCATGGCCACCAAGCGGTCAG gAGCTGGTGTGGCTTTACTCAATGACCATATCTATGTAGTCGGAGGCTTTGATGGCGTTTCACACCTCGACTCTGTCGAGGTCTACAACATCAGAACAGACTATTGGACCACTGTTGCCAGTATGACCACTCCTCGATGTTACGTAGGAGCAACCGTTCTCCGAGGACGTCTCTACGCCATCGCCGG GCTTTTTTCAGAGCAAGTTCAGCCCAGCCGTCAGTCTGTTAACACAGAAGACTTTCGAAAAAACAGCTAA
- the klhl12 gene encoding kelch-like protein 12 isoform X4, translated as MAPKDIMTNSHAKSILNAMNSLRKSNTLCDITLRVENTDFPAHRIVLAACSDYFCAMFTSELAEKGKSFVDIQGLTAATMEILLDFVYTETVLVTVENVQELLPAACLLQLKGVKRACCDFLESQLDPSNCLGIRDFAETHNCLDLMQAAELFSQKHFSEVVQHEEFMLLSQTEVEKLIKCDEIQVDSEEPVFEAVLNWVKHNRKEREPYLPDMLEFVRMPLLTPRYITDVIDAEPLIRCSLPCRDLVDEAKKFHLRPELRSEMQGPRTQARLGAKEVLLVIGGFGSQQSPIDIVEKYDPKTQEWSFLPNIARKRRYVATVSLHDRVYVIGGYDGRSRLSSVECLDYTADEDGVWYTVATMNVRRGLAGATTLGDMIYVAGGFDGSRRHTSMERYDPNIDQWSMLGDMQTAREGAGLVVASGLIYCLGGYDGLNILNSVERYDPHTGHWTSVTPMATKRSGAGVALLNDHIYVVGGFDGVSHLDSVEVYNIRTDYWTTVASMTTPRCYVGATVLRGRLYAIAGYDGNSLLSSIECYDPVIDSWEVVTSMATQRCDAGVCVLREK; from the exons ATGGCTCCCAAGGACATCATGACCAATTCCCATGCCAAATCCATCCTCAATGCGATGAACTCACTCCGCAAGAGCAACACACTCTGTGATATCACTCTGAGGGTGGAGAACACAGATTTCCCAGCTCACCGGATCGTCTTGGCTGCCTGCAGTGACTACTTTTGTGCCATGTTCACTAGTGAG CTCGCAGAGAAGGGAAAATCTTTTGTCGACATTCAGGGGCTCACTGCAGCGACTATGGAGATCCTGTTGGACTTTGTCTACACAGAGACAGTGTTAGTCACAGTGGAGAACGTCCAAGAACTACTCCCTGCAGCGTGTTTGCTGCAGCTCAAAG GGGTGAAAAGAGCATGTTGTGATTTTTTGGAGAGTCAGCTTGATCCCTCCAACTGCCTGGGTATTCGAGACTTTGCCGAAACTCACAATTGCCTTGACCTGATGCAAGCCGCCGAGCTCTTTTCCCAGAAACATTTCTCCGAGGTGGTTCAGCATGAGGAGTTCATGCTGCTCAGCCAGACAGAAGTTGAAAAGCttataaaatgtgatgaaattcAG GTGGACTCAGAGGAGCCAGTATTTGAAGCTGTATTAAACTGggtcaaacacaacagaaaagagCGAGAGCCCTACCTGCCAGACATGCTCGAGTTCGTTAGAATGCCACTTCTGACTCCCCGCTACATCACAGATGTCATTGATGCCGAG CCCCTCATTCGGTGTAGCCTGCCATGCCGAGACCTCGTTGATGAAGCCAAGAAATTCCACCTAAGACCGGAGCTGAGGAGCGAGATGCAGGGCCCACGCACACAAGCTAGACTAG GTGCCAAAGAAGTCCTGTTGGTTATAGGAGGGTTCGGTAGCCAACAATCGCCAATAGACATAGTTGAGAAATATGATCCGAAAACACAAGAATGGAGCTTCCTTCCT AACATTGCACGTAAAAGGCGTTACGTCGCCACGGTGTCCCTCCACGATCGAGTTTACGTGATCGGAGGCTATGACGGTCGGTCAAGGCTCAGCTCCGTGGAGTGCCTGGACTACACAGCAGACGAGGACGGTGTTTGGTACACAGTCGCCACCATGAATGTGCGGCGTGGCCTCGCTGGAGCCACAACACTCGGAG ACATGATCTATGTTGCCGGTGGCTTCGATGGCAGCCGCCGTCATACCAGCATGGAGCGATATGACCCAAACATTGACCAGTGGAGCATGCTGGGAGATATGCAGACAGCTAGAGAAGGAGCTGGTCTTGTGGTGGCCAGTGGACTCATATACTGTCTCG GTGGATACGATGGACTGAATATCCTGAATTCAGTAGAGCGGTATGACCCACACACAGGCCACTGGACAAGTGTTACACCCATGGCCACCAAGCGGTCAG gAGCTGGTGTGGCTTTACTCAATGACCATATCTATGTAGTCGGAGGCTTTGATGGCGTTTCACACCTCGACTCTGTCGAGGTCTACAACATCAGAACAGACTATTGGACCACTGTTGCCAGTATGACCACTCCTCGATGTTACGTAGGAGCAACCGTTCTCCGAGGACGTCTCTACGCCATCGCCGG ATATGATGGGAACTCTCTCCTCAGCAGTATTGAATGTTACGACCCGGTTATCGACTCCTGGGAGGTTGTTACTTCGATGGCGACACAGCGGTGCGATGCGGGCGTCTGCGTTCTACGAGAAAAGTGA
- the tuba5 gene encoding tubulin alpha 5, with translation MRECISIHVGQAGVQTGNACWELFCLEHGVGPDGVFLDSPTQQNSRDDPFNTFFNTGSSGRHVPRALYVDLEPTVVDEVRTGMYKDLFHPEQLISGKEDAANNYARGHYTVGKEIIDGVMERVRKMTDQCTGLQGFLVFHSFGGGTGSGFTSLLMERLSVDYGKKSKLEFSVYPAPQVSTAVVEPYNAVLTTHTTLEHSDCAFMVDNEAIYDICRRNMDIESPGYTNLNRLIGQIVSSITASLRFDGALNVDLTEFQTNLVPFPRIHFPLVTYSPIISAEKAYHEQLSVAEITSACFEPSNQMVKCDPRHGKYMACCMLYRGDVVPKDVNAAIANIKTRRSIQFVDWCPTGFKVGINYQPPTAVPGGDLAKVQRAVCMLSNTTAIAEAWSRLDHKFDLMYAKRAFVHWYVGEGMEEGEFAEAREDLACLEKDYEELGQMNTESDDDDYEY, from the exons ATG agAGAGTGCATCTCCATCCACGTGGGTCAGGCCGGTGTCCAGACAGGAAATGCCTGCTGGGAGCTGTTCTGCCTCGAGCATGGCGTCGGTCCTGACGGCGTCTTCCTGGACAGTCCCACACAACAGAACTCTCGTGACGACCCGTTCAACACCTTCTTCAACACTGGGAGCTCTGGTCGTCATGTCCCCAGAGCGTTATATGTGGACCTGGAGCCCACTGTGGTTG ATGAAGTGAGGACGGGAATGTACAAGGACCTTTTCCACCCTGAGCAGCTGATCTCTGGAAAGGAGGATGCAGCCAACAACTACGCTCGAGGACACTACACAGTCGGGAAAGAGATCATCGATGGAGTCATGGAGCGTGTTCGTAAAATG ACCGACCAGTGCACTGGCCTTCAGGGCTTCCTGGTGTTCCACAGCTTCGGAGGTGGCACCGGCTCTGGTTTCACCTCCCTGCTGATGGAGCGTCTGTCTGTCGACTATGGCAAGAAGTCCAAGCTGGAGTTCTCCGTCTACCCAGCTCCCCAGGTGTCCACTGCTGTGGTGGAGCCCTACAATGCCGTCCTCACCACCCACACCACCCTGGAGCACTCTGACTGTGCCTTCATGGTAGATAATGAGGCCATCTATGATATCTGCCGCCGCAACATGGACATTGAGAGTCCTGGTTACACCAATCTGAACAGGCTGATCGGTCAGATTGtgtcctccatcactgcctCCCTTCGTTTTGACGGTGCCCTCAATGTTGATCTGACAGAGTTCCAGACCAACTTGGTCCCATTTCCCCGTATCCACTTCCCTCTGGTAACCTACTCACCCATCATCTCTGCTGAGAAGGCTTACCATGAGCAGCTATCAGTGGCTGAGATCACGAGTGCCTGCTTCGAACCATCCAATCAGATGGTGAAGTGTGACCCTCGTCACGGCAAGTACATGGCTTGCTGCATGCTCTACCGAGGTGACGTCGTCCCTAAGGATGTAAACGCTGCCATCGCAAATATAAAGACCAGACGCTCCATTCAGTTTGTTGACTGGTGCCCCACTGGCTTCAAG GTCGGCATTAATTATCAGCCTCCAACTGCGGTCCCTGGTGGAGACCTGGCCAAGGTCCAGAGGGCTGTATGCATGCTGAGCAACACCACTGCTATTGCAGAGGCCTGGTCCCGCCTTGATCACAAGTTTGATCTGATGTACGCTAAGCGTGCGTTCGTCCACTGGTACGTTGgtgaggggatggaggagggagagtttgCAGAAGCCAGAGAGGACCTGGCCTGTCTTGAAAAGGATTACGAAGAGTTGGGTCAGATGAACACCGAGTCTGACGATGACGACTACGAATACTGA